A region of Dictyoglomus sp. NZ13-RE01 DNA encodes the following proteins:
- a CDS encoding 4Fe-4S ferredoxin, whose product MSKHWYPIIDYEKCISCLSCVEFCPHGVYEVKDGKPFVAHPEECVDFCKGCLKGACPVGAISYFGDKKMELAADGGEK is encoded by the coding sequence ATGTCAAAACATTGGTATCCAATTATAGACTATGAGAAATGTATATCCTGTCTCTCCTGCGTAGAATTTTGTCCTCATGGAGTTTACGAGGTAAAAGATGGAAAACCATTTGTAGCTCATCCTGAAGAATGTGTTGATTTTTGTAAGGGATGTCTAAAGGGTGCTTGTCCAGTAGGAGCAATTAGCTACTTTGGAGATAAAAAGATGGAGTTAGCAGCAGATGGAGGTGAAAAATAA
- a CDS encoding iron-molybdenum cofactor biosynthesis protein, with protein MKIAIASDDGRTISSHFGRTRGFVIFEIEDGKVLGEEYRPNTFTGHARGLHHSGHGHYDTHGDIINALRDCNVVISHGMGRRLYDDLRSAGIQVIVTEETDVKRALELYLSGNLKDFPELTD; from the coding sequence ATGAAAATAGCAATTGCGTCTGATGATGGAAGGACCATTTCCTCCCACTTTGGGAGAACAAGAGGATTTGTAATTTTTGAGATTGAAGATGGAAAGGTTCTTGGAGAGGAGTATAGACCAAATACATTTACAGGACATGCTCGGGGACTCCATCATTCTGGTCATGGTCACTATGATACCCATGGAGATATTATAAACGCCTTAAGAGACTGCAATGTGGTTATCTCCCATGGGATGGGAAGAAGATTATATGACGATTTAAGATCCGCAGGTATTCAAGTTATCGTTACAGAAGAGACTGATGTAAAAAGAGCCTTAGAGCTATACCTCTCTGGCAACTTAAAAGATTTTCCTGAGCTTACTGATTAA
- a CDS encoding Mg2+/Co2+ transporter: protein MKRVKDLFSKHKPRLEALEILKYIGPGFLVTVGFIDPGNWASNISAGSMYGYKLLWMVTLSTIMLIILQHNSAHLGIVTGLCLAESINKYFPKNISRFVLLTAYLATVSTALAEILGAAIGLKMLFNIPIKIASVIVSIFIVYLVLTNSYKKIERIIIGFVSLIGISFIIELFLVGINVKEVILGWFVPRVPKGSELIIMSVLGAVVMPHNLFLHSEVIQSRQFNLEDEKVIQKQLSYEFLDTIFSMFVGFLINSSMIIVASQVFYKFNIQVTELESAQATLKPLLGNFASLVFAIALLFSGISSSITAAISSGIVVAGYSNEPFDTKDNHSRLGIISSLFFATLIIFFLKDTFKGLIISQAILSIQLPFTILAQITLTSSKKVMGKYHNKGIEKLLLILTFIIVLVLNILLLINLKG, encoded by the coding sequence ATGAAGAGGGTTAAAGATTTATTTTCAAAACATAAGCCAAGGCTTGAAGCTTTAGAAATCCTTAAGTACATTGGTCCTGGGTTTCTTGTAACAGTTGGCTTTATAGATCCAGGTAATTGGGCATCTAATATCTCCGCAGGATCAATGTATGGGTACAAGCTTTTGTGGATGGTTACTCTTTCTACAATAATGCTTATTATTCTTCAGCATAATTCTGCCCATCTTGGGATTGTAACGGGTCTTTGTCTTGCAGAATCTATAAATAAATATTTCCCTAAGAATATTTCTCGATTTGTCCTTTTAACTGCATATCTTGCTACTGTTTCTACGGCACTTGCGGAAATACTTGGTGCTGCAATTGGCTTGAAAATGCTTTTTAACATACCTATAAAAATTGCTTCTGTGATTGTAAGTATTTTTATTGTATATCTTGTTTTGACAAATTCTTACAAAAAAATTGAGCGCATTATTATTGGATTTGTAAGTCTTATTGGTATTTCATTTATTATAGAGCTTTTCCTTGTGGGAATTAATGTAAAAGAGGTAATTTTAGGATGGTTTGTGCCAAGGGTTCCAAAAGGTTCTGAGCTTATTATCATGAGTGTTCTTGGTGCTGTAGTTATGCCTCACAATTTATTCTTGCATTCTGAGGTTATTCAAAGTAGGCAATTTAATCTTGAGGATGAAAAGGTAATTCAAAAGCAACTTTCTTATGAATTCCTTGACACAATATTCTCCATGTTTGTAGGATTTCTTATAAATTCTTCAATGATTATAGTGGCAAGTCAAGTTTTTTATAAATTTAACATACAGGTGACAGAGCTTGAATCAGCTCAGGCAACTTTAAAACCTCTCTTAGGAAATTTTGCCTCTTTAGTTTTTGCTATTGCACTTCTTTTTTCTGGAATTTCTTCCTCTATTACTGCAGCAATTTCTTCTGGAATTGTTGTGGCAGGTTATTCCAATGAGCCTTTTGACACAAAGGACAACCACTCAAGGTTAGGAATTATTTCATCTTTATTCTTTGCAACCCTAATAATTTTCTTTTTAAAGGACACCTTCAAAGGGCTTATTATAAGTCAGGCAATTTTGAGCATACAGCTTCCTTTTACAATTCTTGCCCAGATCACATTGACATCAAGTAAGAAGGTAATGGGAAAATATCACAACAAGGGTATAGAAAAGCTACTTTTAATTTTAACCTTTATAATTGTCCTTGTATTAAATATTTTGCTGTTAATAAATCTAAAGGGGTAG
- a CDS encoding transcriptional regulator has protein sequence MNRYAMIFKVLSEEKRLKVLLLLLKSKGEYYVCEIADALGENHYNVSKYLSELKREEIVKERRVGKGVLYSIKEPDNEFKSYLFKALESIPDEYIKENLELLNLRTRFRKENRCVILKSHEWEKIIEKRDLL, from the coding sequence ATGAATAGATACGCAATGATATTTAAAGTGCTATCTGAAGAAAAGAGATTAAAAGTTTTGCTTCTCCTTTTAAAAAGCAAAGGGGAATATTATGTGTGTGAGATTGCAGATGCTTTGGGGGAGAATCATTATAATGTCTCAAAATATCTTTCAGAATTAAAAAGGGAGGAAATTGTAAAGGAAAGAAGAGTTGGGAAAGGGGTGCTTTATTCTATTAAAGAGCCTGACAATGAGTTCAAGAGTTATCTTTTTAAGGCTCTTGAAAGTATACCTGATGAATATATAAAAGAAAATTTGGAATTATTGAATCTGAGGACAAGATTTAGGAAGGAAAATAGATGTGTTATTTTGAAATCCCATGAATGGGAAAAAATTATAGAAAAGAGGGATCTTTTATGA
- a CDS encoding glutamine synthetase: MAGSFPKTKEEILKYIKENDVYFVEIWFTDILGYLKSFTITAHELEKAFEEGLGFDGSSVRGFTRIDESDMIAFPEPETFTILPWRPKDKKVARMFATIVEPSGRPFEGDPRYVLKRVLERAKNMGFTFYVGPELEFFYFKTSNPSPEVLDWGGYFDLIPRDEAIDLRHQTVLMLEEMGIEVEFTHHEVAPSQHEIDFRYAEALKMADTVMTARLAIKEVAYLNGVYATFMPKPLFGQNGSGMHVHMSLFKEGRNAFFDPNDKYHLSDTAKHFIAGLLKHAKEITLITNQWVNSYKRLVPGYEAPVYISWALRNRSDLIRVPMYKPGKEEATRVEYRAPDPACNPYLTFAVMLSAGLEGIEKKYPLPEPVEENVYHMSEEERRRRGIESLPGSLIEAIELTEKSELVRKTLGDHVFTNFIENKKIEWDNYRRQVTGYELETYLPVL; this comes from the coding sequence ATGGCTGGTAGTTTTCCAAAAACAAAAGAAGAAATCTTAAAGTATATCAAGGAAAATGATGTCTATTTTGTGGAAATCTGGTTCACAGATATCTTGGGATATTTGAAAAGCTTCACTATAACAGCCCATGAGTTAGAAAAAGCCTTTGAAGAAGGACTTGGTTTTGATGGCTCCTCAGTTAGAGGCTTCACAAGAATCGATGAAAGTGATATGATCGCCTTCCCAGAACCAGAAACCTTCACCATCTTACCTTGGAGACCTAAAGATAAAAAGGTCGCAAGAATGTTTGCTACTATTGTAGAACCAAGCGGAAGACCTTTTGAGGGAGATCCAAGATATGTGCTAAAAAGAGTATTGGAAAGAGCTAAAAATATGGGATTTACTTTCTATGTGGGTCCTGAATTGGAGTTCTTCTACTTTAAAACATCTAATCCTTCCCCTGAGGTTTTAGATTGGGGAGGTTACTTCGATCTAATCCCAAGAGATGAGGCTATTGATTTGAGACATCAGACTGTTTTGATGCTTGAGGAAATGGGAATTGAAGTGGAGTTTACCCATCATGAGGTAGCCCCCTCTCAACATGAAATTGATTTTAGATATGCAGAGGCTCTAAAAATGGCTGATACTGTTATGACTGCAAGATTGGCTATAAAGGAAGTGGCATATCTTAATGGAGTCTACGCTACCTTTATGCCAAAACCTTTATTTGGACAGAATGGCTCTGGAATGCATGTCCATATGAGCTTATTTAAAGAGGGAAGAAATGCCTTCTTTGATCCTAATGATAAATATCATCTTTCTGATACTGCAAAGCATTTTATTGCAGGCTTATTGAAACATGCAAAAGAGATAACCCTTATTACTAATCAGTGGGTAAATTCTTATAAGAGGTTGGTCCCTGGATACGAAGCCCCCGTTTATATCTCCTGGGCATTAAGAAATAGATCAGATTTAATAAGGGTTCCTATGTATAAGCCTGGAAAAGAGGAGGCTACAAGAGTTGAGTATAGAGCTCCTGATCCTGCATGCAATCCATATCTTACCTTCGCAGTAATGCTTTCTGCAGGTCTCGAAGGAATAGAGAAGAAATATCCTCTTCCTGAGCCGGTTGAAGAAAATGTTTATCATATGAGTGAAGAAGAGAGAAGAAGAAGAGGAATAGAAAGCCTTCCTGGCAGTTTAATTGAAGCTATAGAGCTCACTGAAAAGAGTGAACTTGTTAGAAAAACTTTGGGAGATCATGTATTTACAAACTTTATAGAGAACAAAAAGATTGAATGGGATAATTACAGAAGACAAGTGACAGGATACGAGCTTGAGACTTATTTGCCAGTGCTATAA
- a CDS encoding heterodisulfide reductase subunit A-like protein, producing MKGLLLCVCQGTCPSFQGMNIFEILNTIRREGLVDFVALHPQLCADDGENFLSILAKDGEKIEKLYVAGCDPKMQVKMFRDAFEKAGFDKTKHYGVDIRNMNTEQALSVIRELIKNS from the coding sequence ATGAAAGGACTACTATTATGTGTATGTCAAGGGACTTGTCCATCTTTCCAAGGAATGAACATATTTGAGATTTTAAATACCATCAGGAGAGAGGGATTAGTAGATTTTGTAGCTTTACATCCACAGCTTTGTGCTGATGACGGAGAGAACTTCTTAAGTATTCTTGCAAAGGATGGAGAAAAAATTGAGAAGTTATATGTAGCAGGATGCGATCCCAAAATGCAGGTAAAAATGTTTAGGGATGCCTTCGAAAAGGCAGGATTTGATAAAACAAAACATTATGGGGTAGATATTCGCAACATGAATACAGAGCAAGCACTTTCAGTTATAAGAGAGCTTATAAAGAATTCATAA
- a CDS encoding ferredoxin, translating to MEGLGPVGYCICPKCGYKKEHVPGVPCREERCPKCGSVLVREGSEHHKLIEERRRKNEG from the coding sequence ATGGAAGGATTAGGTCCTGTAGGATATTGTATATGTCCTAAATGTGGTTATAAAAAGGAGCATGTTCCTGGAGTTCCATGTAGAGAGGAGAGATGTCCAAAATGTGGTTCGGTTTTAGTAAGGGAAGGATCAGAACATCATAAGTTGATTGAGGAAAGGAGAAGAAAAAATGAAGGGTAA
- a CDS encoding ATP-binding protein, whose protein sequence is MKGNIKHKIIVMSGKGGVGKSTFSANLAIAFALKGYENKVGILDADIHGYSIPKLFNMNSEKMYQYDEGIIPASGPLGIKVASAGFLVKDEDSPIIWRGPLKAQLIRQFISDIAWGDLEFLIIDLPPGTGDEPLSIAQELPNPDGAIIVTIPSKVSEKVVRRSVNFAKALNLPVIGIVENMSGFVCPYCGKRVDIFGSGGGESIARDLGVPFLGKIPLDVRISESGDVGHPFLLEDKDSEISKSFLDIVEKIENFVREK, encoded by the coding sequence ATGAAGGGTAATATTAAACATAAGATAATAGTTATGAGTGGAAAGGGAGGGGTAGGAAAAAGCACTTTTTCTGCAAATCTTGCAATTGCTTTTGCATTGAAAGGTTACGAGAATAAAGTAGGGATTTTGGATGCGGATATACATGGTTATAGCATTCCTAAACTTTTTAATATGAATTCAGAGAAAATGTATCAGTATGATGAGGGGATTATACCTGCAAGTGGTCCCTTAGGAATTAAAGTAGCATCTGCTGGTTTTTTAGTGAAGGATGAGGACTCTCCAATAATTTGGAGAGGACCTTTAAAAGCACAGTTAATAAGACAATTTATATCGGATATTGCATGGGGGGATTTGGAATTTTTGATCATTGACCTTCCCCCAGGAACTGGTGACGAGCCTCTAAGTATTGCACAAGAACTACCAAATCCTGATGGAGCTATTATTGTTACTATTCCCTCAAAAGTCTCTGAAAAAGTAGTAAGAAGGTCTGTAAATTTTGCAAAAGCCCTTAATTTGCCAGTAATTGGAATTGTAGAAAATATGAGTGGCTTTGTATGCCCATACTGTGGAAAAAGGGTGGATATTTTTGGTAGTGGAGGGGGCGAAAGTATAGCAAGAGATTTAGGAGTACCATTCTTGGGAAAAATTCCTTTAGATGTAAGAATAAGTGAGAGTGGGGATGTAGGACATCCCTTCCTTCTTGAAGATAAAGATTCTGAAATTTCAAAAAGTTTTTTGGATATTGTAGAGAAAATTGAAAATTTTGTAAGAGAGAAATAG